One window of the Actinomyces wuliandei genome contains the following:
- a CDS encoding glutamate-5-semialdehyde dehydrogenase yields MSNDFVPQAAGLVQVAARAAREAQRVLAAAPRGVKDAALEAMATGLLTDSATILEANTRDTERERAAGMSPGLLDRLTLDEPRLAGIAGSLRDVAALPDPVGEVVDGSVMPNGLRVRRVRVPMGVVGMIYEARPNVTVDVAALAVKSGNAVLLRGGSAAQESNAAIVASLRRALESQGLPADLVASVDAAGREGARALMHARGLVDVLVPRGGAGLIRTVVEESTVPVIETGSGNCHVYVDASADLEAAVEIIVNAKTQRVGVCNAAETLLVHATVADTYLPRAAAALWEVGTTLHVDPAAHRLLAGPAGASGHGHLLVEATEEDWGTEYGSLDLAVAVVEDLDRAIKHIRTYTTGHTEAVVAQDVAVINAFVAGMDSAAVMVNASTRFTDGGQLGLGAELGISTQKLHARGPMGLAELTTTTWIVEGDGHVRV; encoded by the coding sequence ATGAGTAACGATTTCGTTCCGCAGGCCGCCGGGCTGGTTCAGGTGGCCGCTCGCGCTGCCCGGGAGGCGCAGCGTGTGCTTGCTGCCGCGCCACGGGGGGTCAAGGACGCCGCCCTGGAGGCCATGGCCACGGGTCTGCTGACTGACAGCGCGACGATCCTGGAGGCCAACACCCGTGACACCGAGCGGGAGCGGGCTGCGGGCATGAGCCCGGGGCTCCTGGACCGCCTGACGCTGGACGAGCCCCGCCTGGCAGGGATCGCCGGATCGCTGCGTGACGTCGCCGCGCTGCCGGACCCAGTCGGGGAGGTCGTGGATGGGTCAGTCATGCCCAACGGGCTGCGGGTACGTCGAGTGCGGGTGCCCATGGGCGTGGTCGGCATGATCTATGAGGCCCGGCCCAACGTGACTGTGGATGTAGCCGCCCTTGCGGTCAAGTCCGGTAACGCCGTCCTCCTGCGGGGAGGAAGCGCTGCCCAGGAGTCCAACGCCGCGATCGTTGCCAGCCTGCGACGGGCGCTTGAGTCCCAGGGCCTGCCTGCCGACCTGGTGGCCAGTGTCGATGCTGCCGGGCGGGAGGGAGCGCGCGCCCTCATGCATGCCCGTGGTCTGGTCGACGTGCTGGTGCCCAGGGGCGGGGCGGGGCTCATCCGCACCGTCGTGGAGGAGTCCACGGTGCCGGTCATCGAGACCGGCTCGGGCAACTGCCACGTCTACGTGGATGCCTCCGCCGACCTGGAGGCGGCGGTGGAGATCATCGTCAACGCCAAGACGCAGCGTGTGGGCGTGTGCAACGCTGCCGAGACCCTCCTGGTCCACGCCACGGTCGCCGACACCTACCTGCCCCGGGCGGCGGCAGCCCTGTGGGAGGTCGGGACCACCCTGCACGTCGACCCTGCGGCCCACCGCCTCCTGGCCGGGCCTGCTGGTGCCTCTGGCCACGGGCACCTGCTGGTGGAGGCCACTGAGGAGGACTGGGGCACTGAGTACGGCTCCCTAGACCTGGCGGTCGCGGTGGTGGAGGACCTGGACCGTGCCATCAAGCACATCCGTACCTATACCACGGGACACACTGAGGCTGTCGTGGCCCAGGACGTTGCCGTCATCAACGCCTTTGTCGCCGGGATGGACTCCGCAGCTGTCATGGTCAACGCCTCCACCCGCTTCACTGACGGCGGCCAGCTGGGGCTGGGGGCCGAGCTGGGTATTTCCACCCAGAAGCTGCACGCGCGTGGGCCGATGGGGCTGGCCGAGCTGACCACGACGACGTGGATCGTCGAGGGAGACGGCCACGTCCGCGTCTGA
- a CDS encoding DUF5979 domain-containing protein — MKSIAVRAAVSCGGAVRAGACLVLLVMVVAVVVPVLAPAPAHADVNTGIKVTNLALVKTDSAENPLSGRMETESIALLTFDWDAGGADLKDGDSFSIDLPEELRFRVPQTRAFTHFVDGVETEVGTCVIGQASMVCTFNEVLPRLIGQGYKQPSGSGKIQVYAAKATTQEELSFTVNGSETVMVDLPGEGGIGVRGRRYTPETLLKGANAMSEQSTGVTWSIIFSTDRLQPEYARNGVDVTFDGRTVHEIELTDVIGPGQTYPEDLSRWRLTRHNSADEPNPQTAEVVLASAAEGSRVTDMGEFSIKVTYSEEADSGQSARIVLTGPFAPQTNYRVIYESRATTEDGKAVPGFVYENYASIDGTSFERDATKSFLDSFSLTVNMQAGYGTFSLDKYVTGPASDQVPAGSTFTVNLSYQLPEGATRSTYPEWEPPGTLNADQTGGTASFEVVMGRKNVFVGPNPSVTFPAGTVVTLSEAAPSVVLPEGYSWGEGLFVVGGVPTTTLTIADQQVVGASLTNQVRAEPSTFEVVKTVDGAPGAESKDYSFTYTCSDGTEGALTAKGDGTPVRATDSFEVGTTCTIAESTEGAEVSGYDLEAPLSQRVRVTAGTTSVARAEFTNTYTPRTGTFTVAKTVAGEGDFALEKFAFDYVCSDGSEGRLEVYGTGRAVSSPEVAEGAVCEISEDADSAARQGYSLESELSASTVTISQDAPVAVTAVNTYTREEGTFSVAKSVAGDGDFSGDTFAFDYTCSTGESGTLQVPADGTAVTSPELPAGAQCEVSEQADSAARQGYSVESGLSSGQVTVVKGEDTPVTATNTYSQDTGTFSVAKSVAGDGDFGGATFLVAYQCVLPDGSTSADTLSVTGGSSVAGPVLPVGTQCVVSEEDASRAGYALAASTSVDGQVGSSFVIAKDAVSEVVVTNTYAQQRGGFQVAKTVEGDASAAAPEEFVFDYACTTDDGTNPSGEVALRGGEVVGVEVPVGECVVTERDASVGGADLATTVTVDGQATQGEADQATVTVTEGAAVAVEVTNTYTAHRGTFSVAKTTEGLAEGDGLGEREVSFSYTCTDGSQGSLGVRAGGQAVQAGQSFAVGTECTVTEVEGSAQVEGYDLAAPGPQTVSISEQGQVAATSFTNTYTPDTGSLTVTKAATGADEEVEGKEFSFSYTCDDGSQGSLVARADGQAVDAGASIALGSQCTVWEDTDAAAIEGYDLQAPQDQKVTVDSTDTPGVVNMTNTYTKQADPEPSPGDETTPPSQEPTSEPTTQPTGQDGQDGQNGQDGQDGQDGQDGQDDQNGQNGQDGQNGQGGQNGQDGRDGQDGQNGRDGQNGRDGSSASPSPAPSAAAGGPATGSDEPRTTSPARPTGSLARTGATVLLPVAVALAAIAGGVALLRRRRS; from the coding sequence ATGAAGTCTATTGCCGTCCGTGCGGCTGTGTCCTGTGGGGGGGCCGTCCGTGCTGGTGCCTGTTTGGTCCTGCTGGTCATGGTGGTGGCCGTGGTGGTGCCGGTCCTGGCGCCTGCGCCTGCGCATGCTGATGTCAACACAGGTATCAAGGTCACTAACCTGGCGCTGGTCAAGACGGACTCTGCGGAGAACCCGCTGTCTGGAAGGATGGAGACTGAGTCCATCGCGCTGCTGACCTTTGACTGGGACGCTGGTGGCGCTGATCTCAAGGACGGGGACTCATTCTCCATCGACCTGCCTGAGGAGCTCAGGTTCCGGGTTCCCCAGACGCGTGCCTTCACCCACTTTGTTGATGGGGTGGAGACGGAGGTCGGCACTTGTGTCATTGGTCAGGCCAGCATGGTCTGTACCTTTAACGAGGTGCTGCCCAGGCTTATCGGGCAGGGGTACAAACAGCCGTCGGGGTCTGGCAAGATCCAGGTGTACGCGGCCAAGGCGACCACGCAGGAGGAGCTGTCCTTCACTGTCAACGGCTCCGAGACCGTCATGGTGGACCTGCCTGGTGAGGGTGGTATTGGGGTTCGGGGGCGGAGGTACACGCCTGAGACCCTGCTCAAGGGTGCCAACGCTATGTCTGAGCAGTCGACGGGGGTGACCTGGAGCATTATCTTCAGCACTGACAGGCTCCAGCCAGAGTACGCCAGGAACGGGGTGGACGTGACCTTTGACGGCCGGACCGTTCACGAGATCGAGCTCACTGACGTCATAGGGCCAGGACAGACCTACCCTGAGGACCTGAGTCGGTGGCGCCTCACCCGGCACAACTCTGCCGACGAGCCGAACCCGCAGACAGCCGAGGTGGTCCTGGCCAGTGCTGCGGAGGGCTCGCGGGTCACTGACATGGGTGAGTTCAGCATCAAGGTGACCTACAGTGAGGAGGCGGACTCCGGCCAGAGCGCCCGGATTGTGCTGACCGGCCCGTTCGCTCCCCAGACTAACTACCGGGTGATCTACGAGTCCAGGGCCACGACTGAGGACGGCAAGGCTGTGCCCGGGTTCGTCTATGAGAACTACGCGTCTATTGACGGCACCAGCTTTGAGCGTGACGCGACCAAGTCCTTCCTGGACTCCTTCTCCCTGACGGTCAATATGCAGGCGGGCTATGGGACCTTCTCCCTGGACAAGTACGTGACCGGTCCGGCTTCTGACCAGGTGCCTGCGGGCTCCACCTTCACGGTCAACCTGAGCTACCAGCTGCCTGAGGGCGCGACGCGGTCGACCTACCCGGAGTGGGAGCCGCCGGGGACCCTCAACGCGGACCAGACCGGGGGGACTGCCTCCTTTGAGGTGGTCATGGGGCGTAAGAACGTCTTCGTGGGGCCGAACCCGTCGGTGACCTTCCCGGCGGGGACTGTGGTCACCTTGAGCGAGGCCGCCCCGTCGGTGGTCCTGCCTGAGGGCTACAGCTGGGGTGAGGGCCTGTTCGTGGTGGGTGGTGTGCCCACCACCACCTTGACGATCGCTGACCAGCAGGTCGTGGGTGCCTCGCTGACCAACCAGGTCAGGGCCGAGCCGTCCACCTTCGAGGTCGTCAAGACCGTTGACGGTGCCCCGGGCGCGGAGTCCAAGGACTACTCCTTCACCTACACCTGCTCCGACGGCACCGAGGGTGCCCTGACAGCCAAGGGTGACGGCACCCCGGTGCGCGCCACCGACTCCTTCGAGGTCGGCACCACCTGCACCATCGCGGAGTCCACTGAGGGTGCTGAGGTCAGTGGCTACGACCTGGAGGCCCCCCTGTCCCAGCGTGTGCGTGTCACTGCTGGGACCACCAGCGTGGCCCGGGCTGAGTTCACCAACACCTACACGCCCCGCACGGGTACTTTCACGGTGGCTAAGACGGTGGCTGGTGAGGGTGACTTCGCCCTGGAGAAGTTTGCTTTTGACTATGTCTGCTCTGATGGTAGTGAGGGCAGGCTGGAGGTCTATGGCACTGGTCGTGCGGTGAGCAGTCCTGAGGTTGCTGAGGGTGCTGTCTGTGAGATCAGTGAGGACGCGGACTCTGCTGCCAGGCAGGGCTACTCCCTGGAGAGCGAGCTGTCGGCCTCGACGGTGACCATCTCCCAGGACGCTCCTGTGGCTGTGACTGCGGTCAACACCTACACCAGGGAGGAGGGCACCTTCTCGGTGGCCAAGTCCGTGGCTGGTGACGGTGACTTCTCCGGTGACACCTTCGCCTTCGACTACACCTGCTCCACGGGTGAGAGCGGCACCCTCCAGGTCCCGGCCGACGGGACCGCGGTGACATCGCCTGAGCTGCCCGCAGGCGCCCAGTGCGAGGTGAGCGAGCAGGCTGACTCCGCCGCCAGGCAGGGCTACTCCGTGGAGTCGGGGCTGTCCAGCGGCCAGGTGACTGTCGTCAAGGGCGAGGACACGCCCGTGACCGCCACCAACACCTACTCCCAGGACACGGGGACCTTCTCGGTGGCCAAGTCTGTGGCTGGTGACGGTGACTTCGGGGGCGCCACGTTCTTGGTGGCCTACCAGTGCGTGCTGCCTGACGGGTCCACCAGCGCCGACACGCTCAGCGTCACTGGCGGCTCCTCCGTGGCCGGCCCGGTCCTGCCGGTGGGCACCCAGTGCGTGGTGAGCGAGGAGGACGCCTCCCGGGCTGGCTACGCCCTGGCGGCCAGCACGAGCGTGGACGGCCAGGTGGGCTCCTCCTTCGTCATCGCCAAGGACGCTGTCTCCGAGGTGGTGGTGACCAACACCTACGCCCAGCAGAGGGGCGGCTTCCAGGTGGCCAAGACGGTGGAGGGTGACGCCTCCGCCGCTGCGCCGGAGGAGTTCGTCTTTGACTACGCCTGCACCACCGATGACGGTACCAACCCTTCTGGTGAGGTGGCCCTCAGGGGCGGGGAGGTCGTGGGCGTGGAGGTGCCCGTGGGTGAGTGCGTGGTCACCGAGCGTGACGCCTCGGTGGGCGGGGCCGACCTGGCCACCACGGTCACCGTGGACGGCCAGGCCACCCAGGGGGAGGCTGACCAGGCCACGGTGACCGTGACCGAGGGGGCTGCTGTGGCGGTGGAGGTCACCAACACCTACACCGCCCACCGGGGCACCTTCTCGGTGGCCAAGACCACCGAGGGGCTGGCCGAGGGTGACGGGCTGGGTGAGCGGGAGGTCTCCTTCTCCTACACCTGCACCGACGGCTCCCAGGGCAGCCTGGGTGTCAGGGCTGGTGGCCAGGCCGTCCAGGCCGGGCAGAGCTTCGCGGTGGGTACTGAGTGCACCGTCACCGAGGTCGAGGGCTCGGCCCAGGTCGAGGGCTACGACCTGGCCGCGCCCGGGCCCCAGACGGTCTCGATCTCGGAGCAGGGTCAGGTGGCGGCCACCTCCTTCACCAACACCTACACCCCTGACACCGGCAGCCTCACGGTCACCAAGGCCGCCACCGGGGCCGACGAGGAGGTCGAGGGCAAGGAGTTCTCCTTCTCCTACACCTGTGACGACGGCTCCCAGGGCAGCCTGGTGGCCAGGGCCGACGGACAGGCCGTGGACGCCGGGGCCAGCATCGCCCTGGGCAGCCAGTGCACGGTCTGGGAGGACACCGACGCCGCGGCCATCGAGGGCTACGACCTGCAGGCCCCACAGGACCAGAAGGTCACCGTGGACTCCACCGACACCCCCGGCGTGGTCAACATGACCAACACCTACACCAAGCAGGCAGACCCGGAGCCCAGCCCGGGTGACGAGACGACTCCCCCCTCGCAGGAGCCCACCAGCGAGCCGACCACACAGCCAACCGGCCAGGACGGTCAGGACGGCCAGAATGGTCAGGACGGCCAGGACGGTCAGGACGGCCAGGACGGCCAGGACGACCAGAATGGCCAGAATGGTCAGGACGGCCAGAATGGTCAGGGCGGCCAGAATGGTCAGGACGGCCGGGACGGCCAGGACGGCCAGAATGGTCGGGACGGGCAGAATGGTCGGGACGGCTCGTCGGCCTCACCCAGCCCGGCCCCCTCAGCAGCGGCGGGTGGCCCAGCCACCGGCTCGGATGAGCCCCGGACGACCTCACCGGCCCGTCCCACGGGGTCCCTGGCCAGGACTGGTGCCACGGTCCTGCTCCCGGTCGCCGTCGCCCTGGCAGCAATTGCCGGAGGGGTCGCGCTCCTGCGCCGCCGCCGGTCGTGA